TCTCAGAAATGCTTGTTAGGCCTCAGTCTTGATGAGGCTCAGTCTCAGCACCTGGGCTAAGCTCTTGTGCTTATCAGAGACactgtctgctcccaggaactggTGCTGCCTAACAAGCTTCTGTTTTTAACAAACACCAttgaaaacttatttttctcaCAAACCCAAATGGAACAACATTTTTGTCatcacattttcaaagaaagttACCAATTGCAGACAGGATGGCAAACTACTATGACTAAAGGCAATTGTCTTGTGAACCTATGAACAGTGGTCCTAAGCGAGaccctttgagctctcctggatCACAGTGGGCTGTGACCAGCAACCTTCCTTTGAGTGAGGCCTCTCAGAGCCAGAGAACTCTCATATTTGCTGCACTTGCATGACCACTGTTGAACAATGATGACAGAGCCCGGGCTGATACCCCCACTCCTTGAGGCTCAACCCGTTGCCTGTTGAGAAGATGCAAAGACATCTGACAGGAGCACTTCACCGAAGGAGAATTTTCACATACTGTACATACTCTAGGTCTGTGTGAATATGCCACAAAAAATGTACCTGGAATCTTAGATTCTTAAGTACTTTAGCCTGGTAAGTAAGTTAGGCCTGTAAGTGAGTTACTGTTGTGATTACAGTAAATTCCAAGGAATCTTTTGTAAATTGTTTAAATTCAGCCATTGCTTAAGTGCTATTAAAATCTTTAGGCCCAAACTACTGTTCAAGTCCAGAGGTAAGTTTTGCACAGGAGTCCACACAGAACCTTGTGGATCGATTGGAGGGCCTTCCTTATTCCTTTCATGCTAAAGCTTTCCCATCCTTACTCTTTTCCATCCCCGGCTTCCATGTAGATTTTTGATTGATTTTAGTTTTAGATTGACTAAAggttttttagtattttacatCTGCTTTAACCATCTAGTAAGTAGTAGAGTGAACCTTGCCAATGAGCTTTGCTATGCTTTCACTTCAATTTTAAATACTATTAAACCTGCTTTGCCTAACTTTTGCCAGTGATTCTTTAAGCAACCTAGGACACTCATTCACAACAATACCTTAAAACCCAAGGAAGTAAATCCTAGGCAAAACCCACAGAACCAATTCCAGCACACACCACCAGTCTTGGAATTGGTTCAGGACCAGAAAATAGGATTAGACAAGTCTGAGGGTAACCAGGTTATGCACACTTACACAGCTACAAATAATAATACAACTTAGGAAAACACAAGAACTCTGATAGAACTGCAGGACTTGAAGAGTGCTGCCACATGGCAGTGCCAAGTCCATCAGAGAAACCATGACTAGATGGAGCCAGGACTCTGTCTGTCAGCTCTAAGGAAACTTTTCTGATTGCCTGCACAGTGTTGCTCTTTTATTTGCAtagctgaaatgcagaaatctGGGTCAAGTTTCAGCACCTTTAAGACTAATCTTCACAGGTATTTTACTTCTGTTGAAGAATTAAAATGGTCATGTCTAATTTGGAAACAACACAAAGCAGTAAAGAGGTCACACTAAAAAAACACGAGAAAGCTTATTCCTTGTGGAACAAAATCTATTCTGGTGCCAGCTTCGAAAATAAATTAGTTCACACCAAAGAAAAAAGGTCATTTGGCCTTACCTTCATCAGAAGGGCTTTTTCATTCTCAGCAACGCTTGTCCAGAGTCGAGTAACCTGGTGGATCTCTGAATTGAGAAACTGGTTCTGGGTTTTGTATGCATCAATATCATCCTACCAAGCAAAACAGTCACATAATGAGAGTTCTTGAGGGGCTTGAAATCCCTCCCATTTCAGGGACGTCAGATTATATTAAAGACAATAAAATATCTCAAAAATTCTGTGTTCTGAGGAGCAGACAGGACTCCCCAGTAAAAATATTGCCTACAAAGGAAATCAAGGCACAATATTGTCATGCATCAACAAGACACTTGAAAATGCTAAATGTATATATGTACTTTAAAAACAGGGAGATCATGGTCATATAAAGCCAGAGATGCACTTAAATAAGATGAAGAATGTatatgttttgtttgggttttgtttggttgattggtttgattttgatttgtttctttttttttttagtgaaacaAATCTCAGCCCCACGGCTGGCAGCAAAAACAAACACTCTCCATAGCAAGTGGATCTTTTGGCAATTCTCCACCTCACATTAACCCGTAACTACAGCTGTGCACATAGCGACATACAACGGGCTGCATCTGAAAGATCCAGCATGTTTTGGGAAACTGTTAGCAAGACAGAAACAGAGCAACAAAGTAAGTGAAGGCAGCAAGTCATATTGCATctgtgaaacaaaagaaagaaaagaaactggcAGGCACTGAATGATAACAGGAagtcaaacaaaacagggtCTAAGCTGAAGCCGAAACTGACCCAGATGCTTTTCAGCACCCTATTGGCATCAGgtgagtcccttccagccttccTCTCGTTTGGAGACAGATGGAGCAACCAGCAGAAGTATATTCTGTGCTTACCACAAAGAATACCCTCCCACTGAATCTGAGGGCATAAAAATGGGCCTGAAAGACCTGTGCCACTCTCACACACCTTCAGATGTTCaatctcctcctgctgcttaTACAACGTCTCTACAGTGATAGTGTTGGCTTCTTGCAGGGGGTCAGAGAACTCTCGGGCCATTTGCTCTGTCAAGGCCATGATGACTTCCTGTTTGGCATGGTTCTTCTCCATCAAAAGCTGCACATGTTCCTTGAGCTCCTGGATATGGCTGTCTCTTAAAGTCAATATCTGCTCCAGttccttcttttcttgttcAAGAGCTTCCAATCGACTTGTCAGATCTGCAATTTGTCTCACTTTGTGGCgcaccagctccagcctgtcctTATCTTCTGCTGCAGTGAGATACATGCTAGATACTCGCTTCTCCTGCTGGGCTGCCTCCAGAGCTTTGTGGAGAAGTTTAACCAGTTCCTGGAAAGGGAATGCAAAGCCATCACTGTGCTGTCCAGGGCAATGGCAGTATAGACAGCACAGACCCAACAATGAAATATCTTGAAATTTACTCcttccagaaggaaaacaatgcAGAAATCTTGAAACCACAATGATACCACAGTGAGAcattctgctctcagagctggggctgaaaGATCTCTGCAGCAGGTCACAGATGACCTGATGTGGATTGCTAGCAGAAAAGCTGCTGACCACACTGTCTGCATTCTGGCTTTCCTACAATTATTCTTGGGAGGCCCAGCAGAGAACATGGAGATGTGGTCAGCAGTGTGGTAAAatgggagagagggaaataatGCAGTCTGTAACTAGCTGTGCTACCAGAAGGAAACTGCACTGTCCATTTTAACTTTCATTCTGCCAGAGTCCTCCTTCACTCTATCCTGCATGAAGGCATGGAACCTTGCCCCAGCAACACGTTGCTGATTCAGGCTCTGCCATCTCAGACACTTTAAGAAGCAAATCAAGACTGACTGCCCAATATGGGACCTGGCTCTCCTGACTCTTCTGCTGGAAGAGCTACCAGCATCATTAGCAGAGAACCTGGCATTGCTCCATGCTTTGAAGAACAGTATCATTCATGATTGACAGCCCTTGCAGTGACCCATGTCCTGACTTCTACAGGCAAATCACACCTTAATGGTGGCTCACTGTTCAAAAAGAATGATCTGTTGTTAACAGCATGACTCCACCTGGTAGTTCTCACCAGTGTCACAGTAACTATTCAGGTGTACTTAGTGAGCAATAGAGATGCAGGAGCAAGACAACAGCAGAGCACTCTCGGATTTATCTCCCTCTTACACCTAGCTGCACTTCCTAGAAATGGCTGAAGGTCCTCCTTTGTGCTGGGCACACTCAGGCACACACAGGTGTTAACAGGTGCTAACACCAGGAGCTTCAACTGGTCTCCAGGTAGTGCCTGCTGAGCACTTCTCAGCGCTTCTACACACCTGTGTGTAAGGGAGTCCCTGGGACCAGCCTCAAGGCCCTGACCCTTAGAAATAGCAGTCTCTTCACCACACTCACCTTCTGTGATTTGACTTCCTCTGTGAGTGTCAGAATCTGTTGCTGTAGGACACTCACTTTATCCACTGAGTTCTTCTCCCTGGACAATTCTTCAGAGCCTGGGAAGCCACTGTTCATCCACCTGGCTTTCCTAATCCAGTTCAGTCTGGGCTCCATCCTCCCATCTTCCAGGGTCCCCTCCTTATCTGAGGGGAGATAGATTTAATTTACACAGGATTGCTTTGCTACTATGGACTCCCAAGTCTTGCTGTGAGGGAACTCACAACAGCTCCACAGAGGAGGCTGACATACAGGACAAGGAAAATTGACCCACAGGATTGAAGCCAAAATAGTAGGGACCAGACACTGATATGCCCACAATAAACAAAGCTGTGATGGTTTATGGTACCTGTTAACCCACCTTGCACCCTGCTCATGTATCTGGCCCATAGCAAATGCAAGTTACCATCATGGAAAGGTACACATGCAGTGAAGCTGCCACACTTAGCCTATGACTGTGCAGCAATTACACTTTTACctcaaagaaataaatctgGCACCATggattttaattctttttttgcctctgcAGAATGTTCCAGAGGTAGAAGACAGAGACAGATGGAACCTGAAGCAGAGCCAAAAGAGTCACTCTTGTGGCAACAACATAGGAAGAGACTTGAGACAATGTAACAGAGGTTTCATATCCCTTGACAAGTTGCCATCATCTCCTTTCCGTTCCTGCAAAGCCTGAATCCCTCCTAGAAGGCATCACACAGCTCAGAAACAATCACCTGCACGACCTGCCTCCACTTCTGCCTCTTGCTTCTCATCCACATTCTCAGGATGCTCTTGGAATTCATCAAAGCTAAAGACATTCCCATTGTTCCCCCAGAGCTGCTTGGAGCCGCAAATATTGTAGACAGTGTTTCTGAAACAAGAAGAGATCAAGACAGCCTACTGAACAGAAGCCATGATCACTGCAGCCAGCCAGTGCATATTCAAACTATTCAATGCCTTAACCCCCCCTTACTTCCCACCCCTCCTCCCAAAACCTATCTCTTTCATGTGCCAAAAAAATGAACTCTTTATAGTGTTGGCAGATTTGAGGAGAGCAAGGTTGTAACTGGTGTAAACCAGGAAGATGCCACAAAATCAGTACAGCACAGCAACGTAAAACCAGGGAATTTCCCCATGTGCTTAAGCCCTATGCATAAACACATCAGACCAAAGAGAAGGATCAAAGGTAACAGTAGACTAACCACAtccttccctgtccctctcGCCTTCCCTTCCTTCATCCATCCCTATCTTTAGTTCACTGCAGAAATCCCCAGGTGCCAAGAACAGCTGCCAAGAGAAGCTCAGTTACctacaacacagccaaaactgGGACAATGATCACATTTGAAGCAGTCAGAGGTCCTGTGCTCTGAAACATTTAATAAACAACCTTGCCACTACAAAGTCAATAAACTAAAATGCAGTAAAGAGTTTCAGGAAGAAAACTGCAGTCAGACCCAGAAACAGTTTGTTACGGCTGTTGCTATCAGATATTGCCAGAGGCACTAAGAGATGACTTTACAGAATCATGAGGAACTACAAATGTATGAGCAGTTTGTGTAAAACCTACACCAGAAAGTATGCATACAggtcttttcccttctcctcctgtgtTGTCCTTCAGCTAAAACAAAGCAAGTCCCTTGTTTTAATGTCTATAAAAGACTCAGTGTCTGCTGCTTTCCTAACTGTAAATGAAACTGCTAACATGTAAATGAAACTCTGATCTCATAGGGGATCTTTCTGCACATAAGCATCAGATTGTAGCTGCAGTACTGGTGGTAGAAAAACTACAGGCAACTTCCACACCAACAGTATTTGGCAGGTGCCTAGCTGCCTACCACACTTCTGGTCACTTACTCATTTTTGGTTATATGTAAATAAGTGATTACAAAACACAATTAGGagataaacaaaaaacaattaGGAGATACTGATGGCATTGTCTTTGTGAAACTGTAACTGCACAAGGCTTGTAACTTTTAACCTGATGGGGCTACTGCAACAGTAGATAGAAGCAGGCAATAGGAATATTAACATCCTTGAAACTCAGCAAGCAGGAGCAAGCTGAGCAGTCAGGCCTCATTACAGGCCTAAGCAACTTTTCCCTGGAGTTCCTGTTTTAGAGAATGCACGACAATCAAGGTCCTTTGAAACCACTGGAAAGTGCTAATGGGCTTCTATCATTACTTACTGAGTACAGCTGAACCTGACCATGTGCCCTTTCAAGACTGCTGTACAGATGCATCACACTAGGCATGCAAAGAACTGACTACACTGAAGAGAGCTTAACCAAGTCCTAGGTCTGCTACCACAATCTTTGCTAGGAGAGCTACATCACATGAAATGCATCAGAACAGGGGGATGTGGAAGACCCACTAGCAGGAAGTTTACTTTGACCTGGACTAGCCTCCAAAAAGGTGCTTCAGAGTTCTCCCACCCAGGCAAGAGTCCCCTTTCATACATGACAGGCAAGGAAGGCACACAGTGGTAGGCCAGCATGTCAACCACACTGCAGTTCTCTTCATGCACTTACTGTATCTCTGTCCAAGGGTGCTTAAGGGAGATGTTCTGCAAAGCAGTAGATGTTTGAGGTGCAGGCAACGATGCTGCCTTTAAACCCACTGCTTCTGTTGGTGTTTTCACCAGAGGCAGAAAGTCTTCATTGTCAACTACATCTAcgtaaaaacaaaacaggacaCAAAAGCAAACGACCAAGACAGAACTCCATTGGACTTTGGGTCCTTCATGTAACCTGACAGCCACAACAATTTACTACAAGTATACATTGCATGTTCAAGTGGTCAGGTAGAACAAGGACAGCAGAGTAGGCTTCCTTAGTTTTAGGTCAAATAACAGAAGTTTCCATGTACAAAGAGAATCATCTATTCAAGGCCAGTCAAGTGATTTCAACCATATATATGAGAATGACTAACCTTAAACAATCAAACTTTAACTGCCTAAAGATATAAGGAAGGAAAATTTTGCTAttctcttcccacattccaaacCGCATTTGATAGCTTTAATGCGCGGATAACATTCTGCAAGCAGTTTGTTACCAAATTTttgcctgctgcagcaagaTGCTACCCGGAACTCTTGAGAGCAGACACTTATCAGGGAGGGGATTATTTGTTTCAAACAAAATGCGCATATAGTCATAACTTAACAGGTGGATACCCTGGTTGTGCCTCCCCTTATCTGCTGACCTGTCTACTACCACTTCTAGGAATGGACGTCTTAATCccactgctgaaaaaaaaccttgcTTGCTCTGTATTTCACAGGCCTTAAAAGAATGACCTATCAAATGTGCACATTTCACATGTGTGAGGAAAATCAAGATGGAATTCATGATCACAAGACACCTGAACATTCCCAAACATGTGCTGTAGATTACGAGGCAGCTTACTCACTTTCGTACGTAATAAGGCAGAAGTGTCAAACATTGGCGAAGTACTGATAGTTGGCAcctgcatttaaaaatctggCCAAAACTTCTACCCACTTCCAGATGAGGAACACCATTCATCACCAGGGggctgaaagcaaaagaaaggctGACACGTGCAACACCTACTTGTTCTTCCAGCCAGAGGTTCATTCAcaagctgggagctgcccacaGGAAATCTGCTCTGAGTGTTGCAAAATTCCCAACGTCTCAATTGCAGCTGTTGCAGCCAGTACATCATTGCCTGTTTGCTGATTGCCTAACataacagaaaacaggaaagggaggggaatAATCTCATCAACATGAGACATCCTGAGATGACCACCACTCTGCTGCACAAGTCAGCAAAAAATAAGGCCCACTGTATCAAGCCTATGCTGTCTCTGTATCCTCTGGTCCTAACACTGATTTGGGAAGACAGAGGAAATCTTTAGTATGGCCCTAAGTGGTAGAATCTCAGTGGACCACCGAcctaattttaaatttgttttggtttattatGGTCCAAGGCTAAGCAGAAATGTCACAATTGTTTTAGACAGGAATCATCCCCAGAGCTTTTTAACAATAatttacacagaaataaaagcctAGCAAAGAATCCTCCTAGAGCAACCATTTTAGACAGGGGAGTTCATTTCTGTTCAGTAAATTACATGTGGACTGCAGGCTTCCTCAATTACTTTAATTTGGCACATAGTTCAGGTTTTATTCCCACTCTGTTAAACAACAGCCATCTCACAGGAAAGGAGTCCCAGACTTGCCAAAACAATACAAGTAATTTAGGTGCAAGTGGTAGCAATCAAAGCTAGGAGGACTTCAGTGAAACTCAAGCTAAGAGATACCTTAGTACAGATGTGTGTGAATGTCCTGATTGGGAATTTTTCATTACCTTCAAAGTAAAAACTCTGCTTGGTGTTCTGATCTCAAAAACtccttccccattttccattttacagtCAAAGCTGGCGCTGGAGAGATCAATAGACCCCAAAGGATTAATGTCCTGGGCAGTTCTGTAGTATAGTAAGCGACATTTGTTTTCGTCATAAAAGAACCAACGAGACTTCCAGGTCTTGATTGGCCCCTTGATGCCCAGCTTATTTAAATAGCCACACAGTTTTTTTCTGGATGTTTCTGTACTGGGTTTCAGCAGTACGTTTTCCA
This genomic stretch from Corvus hawaiiensis isolate bCorHaw1 chromosome Z, bCorHaw1.pri.cur, whole genome shotgun sequence harbors:
- the TBC1D2 gene encoding TBC1 domain family member 2A isoform X2, encoding MKKGPESGACTLAAPGNLVESDPDTKSSNGASARAKDTLLSPGQLENVLLKPSTETSRKKLCGYLNKLGIKGPIKTWKSRWFFYDENKCRLLYYRTAQDINPLGSIDLSSASFDCKMENGEGVFEIRTPSRVFTLKAISKQAMMYWLQQLQLRRWEFCNTQSRFPVGSSQLVNEPLAGRTNVVDNEDFLPLVKTPTEAVGLKAASLPAPQTSTALQNISLKHPWTEIQNTVYNICGSKQLWGNNGNVFSFDEFQEHPENVDEKQEAEVEAGRADKEGTLEDGRMEPRLNWIRKARWMNSGFPGSEELSREKNSVDKVSVLQQQILTLTEEVKSQKELVKLLHKALEAAQQEKRVSSMYLTAAEDKDRLELVRHKVRQIADLTSRLEALEQEKKELEQILTLRDSHIQELKEHVQLLMEKNHAKQEVIMALTEQMAREFSDPLQEANTITVETLYKQQEEIEHLKDDIDAYKTQNQFLNSEIHQVTRLWTSVAENEKALLMKCACLQARNCQMESKYLTVLRKLQEAVPGLPSSHAELVKNLIQEALQWDVKEEADEGFNLNPVSEYDEYGFMTVPDYEIEDWKLLAKIQALEIKSNKLRSHEIVEKPLRDRWNSIGELNPSAELKSLIRSGIPVEHRQRVWRWMVSRHCSPVCGHYQRLLEQSRSTEHPACRQIELDLPRTLTNNKHFSSPTSQLIPKLRRVLLAFSWHNPAIGYCQGLNRLAAVALLVLEDEESAFWCLVYIVENLMPADYYSDTLITSQDSDTTLQSLPLQRCWRLESTKLLHSQEQHTQSSKVGHQL